The following proteins are encoded in a genomic region of Mustela erminea isolate mMusErm1 chromosome 3, mMusErm1.Pri, whole genome shotgun sequence:
- the LOC116586880 gene encoding sperm-associated acrosin inhibitor-like yields the protein MLTLNWLPHKHCRMLRTTPPRILMLYLVKMSFFLTWIKAIFIIALAFPHYSETSFKGFPESRQMPSCEVYMHPSHFCTREKDPVCATNGQTYSNTCVFCNEQLESGGAFQFGYYGRC from the exons ATGTTAACACTGAATTGGCTACCACACAAGCATTGCAGGATGTTGAGGACCACTCCTCCTAGGATCCTAATGCTTT ACTTGgtaaaaatgtctttcttcttgACATGGATCAAAGCTATTTTTATCATTGCCTTGGCATTTCCTCATTATTCCG AAACTTCTTTTAAAGGTTTCCCAGAAAGTCGTCAAATG CCAAGCTGTGAGGTCTATATGCATCCATCACATTTCTGCACAAGAGAAAAGGATCCAGTCTGTGCAACCAATGGTCAGACTTATTCCAACACATGCGTTTTCTGCAACGAACAACT tgAAAGTGGCGGAGCATTTCAGTTTGGTTATTATGGTCGATGCTGA